The Watersipora subatra chromosome 1, tzWatSuba1.1, whole genome shotgun sequence genome has a window encoding:
- the LOC137385885 gene encoding ras association domain-containing protein 8-like isoform X2 → MQLRVWIGTVQRIISGVSENTTSQEVIVALAQATGKTGRFTLVEKWRDYEKTLTPDQCPLLMAHKFGDYAHEVQFILRQTGEISSTNRRLAEAKSPKPQRRRTHLKKSMSFSGGAQSVSPSRSPRLTPLPQHAEEEVLSDSSYDAQESQQPATHLRTPHPRRNVPLPHPADMSFPQPTAPDTHKPTSHSRHERQSPQFIAPFHERPDRIKLGKNKEIPSDQSEKHKQREVENRLREARELEEVIASHERRLKEEERKLNGVDRDISTLTVEEERKWGQLYDCRDEVTKALTTVQHLDVELEDFDEVLLSEEINVLVLRQKEMAEEMTDLQKRIGNCDIHLEKCRAESELLENQIDDVIMEGKHLDYLTKENEEEMLKLEKRVEEKKRFLSEAENGYMSACDDLKEADNSLEKRRQMLIELERELREYNLKTFISTGFSDKYNMKSAQSSKAPGLLV, encoded by the exons ATGCAGTTGAGGGTATGGATTGGTACAGTACAGAGAATTATATCCGGCGTGTCGGAGAATACAACGAGTCAGGAGGTGATCGTTGCTCTGGCACAGGCCACCGGCAAGACTGGCCGATTTACACTGGTAGAGAAATGGCGTGATTACGAGAAAACACTAACTCCTGACCAGTGTCCACTCCTCATGGCACACAAGTTTGGAGACTACGCCCATGAG GTTCAATTCATACTGAGGCAAACTGGAGAGATTTCATCTACGAATCGGAGGCTGGCAGAGGCTAAATCACCCAAGCCTCAGCGCAGAAGAACCCATCTCAAGAAATCTATGAGTTTTAGTGGTGGCGCTCAGTCTGTCAGCCCCTCACGTTCTCCCCGTCTCACCCCTCTTCCACAGCATGCCGAAGAAGAGGTTCTCTCCGATTCTAGCTAT GATGCTCAGGAGTCACAACAACCAGCTACGCACTTG AGGACTCCCCATCCCAGAAGGAATGTACCACTACCCCATCCTGCTGATATGTCGTTCCCACAGCCCACTGCTCCCGACACTCATAAACCTACATCACATAGTCGACATGAAAGACAATCACCACAATTCATAGCTCCATTTCATGAACGGCCAGATAGAATTAAATTGGGCAAAAACAAAGAAATACCATCAGACCAGAGTGAGAAACACAAACAG CGGGAGGTGGAGAATAGGCTGCGCGAGGCGCGAGAGTTAGAAGAAGTGATAGCCAGTCATGAGAGACGCCTAAAAGAAGAAGAGAGGAAACTAAATGGGGTGGATAGAG ACATATCAACACTGACTGTAGAGGAAGAGCGCAAGTGGGGGCAGCTTTACGATTGCAGGGATGAGGTAACCAAAGCACTGACTACTGTACAACATTTGGATGTTGAACTGGAGGATTTTGATGAAGTTTTACTGTCAGAAGAAATCAATGTTTTGGTGCTGAGGCAAAAGGAGATGGCAGAAGAAATGACTGATCTACAAAAACGAATAGGCAACTGTGACATTCACCTTGAAAAGTGCAGAGCCGAGTCAGAACTGCTTGAAAATCAGATTGATGATGTCATTATGGAAGGGAAACACTTAGACTATCTGACCAAGGAGAACGAAGAGGAAATGCTCAAGTTGGAGAAAAGAGTTGAGGAGAAAAAGAG GTTTTTGTCGGAAGCAGAGAATGGGTACATGTCCGCTTGCGACGACCTGAAGGAAGCAGACAACTCCCTAGAAAAAAGGAGACAAATGTTAATAGAATTAGAACGCGAGCTTAGAGAGTACAACCTGAAAACTTTCATAAGCACTGGTTTTAGTGACAAAT ATAACATGAAGAGTGCACAAAGCAGCAAGGCACCAGGTCTTCTAGTATAA
- the LOC137385885 gene encoding ras association domain-containing protein 8-like isoform X1, with protein sequence MQLRVWIGTVQRIISGVSENTTSQEVIVALAQATGKTGRFTLVEKWRDYEKTLTPDQCPLLMAHKFGDYAHEVQFILRQTGEISSTNRRLAEAKSPKPQRRRTHLKKSMSFSGGAQSVSPSRSPRLTPLPQHAEEEVLSDSSYDAQESQQPATHLRTPHPRRNVPLPHPADMSFPQPTAPDTHKPTSHSRHERQSPQFIAPFHERPDRIKLGKNKEIPSDQSEKHKQREVENRLREARELEEVIASHERRLKEEERKLNGVDRDISTLTVEEERKWGQLYDCRDEVTKALTTVQHLDVELEDFDEVLLSEEINVLVLRQKEMAEEMTDLQKRIGNCDIHLEKCRAESELLENQIDDVIMEGKHLDYLTKENEEEMLKLEKRVEEKKRFLSEAENGYMSACDDLKEADNSLEKRRQMLIELERELREYNLKTFISTGFSDKLTSEAGLDNMKSAQSSKAPGLLV encoded by the exons ATGCAGTTGAGGGTATGGATTGGTACAGTACAGAGAATTATATCCGGCGTGTCGGAGAATACAACGAGTCAGGAGGTGATCGTTGCTCTGGCACAGGCCACCGGCAAGACTGGCCGATTTACACTGGTAGAGAAATGGCGTGATTACGAGAAAACACTAACTCCTGACCAGTGTCCACTCCTCATGGCACACAAGTTTGGAGACTACGCCCATGAG GTTCAATTCATACTGAGGCAAACTGGAGAGATTTCATCTACGAATCGGAGGCTGGCAGAGGCTAAATCACCCAAGCCTCAGCGCAGAAGAACCCATCTCAAGAAATCTATGAGTTTTAGTGGTGGCGCTCAGTCTGTCAGCCCCTCACGTTCTCCCCGTCTCACCCCTCTTCCACAGCATGCCGAAGAAGAGGTTCTCTCCGATTCTAGCTAT GATGCTCAGGAGTCACAACAACCAGCTACGCACTTG AGGACTCCCCATCCCAGAAGGAATGTACCACTACCCCATCCTGCTGATATGTCGTTCCCACAGCCCACTGCTCCCGACACTCATAAACCTACATCACATAGTCGACATGAAAGACAATCACCACAATTCATAGCTCCATTTCATGAACGGCCAGATAGAATTAAATTGGGCAAAAACAAAGAAATACCATCAGACCAGAGTGAGAAACACAAACAG CGGGAGGTGGAGAATAGGCTGCGCGAGGCGCGAGAGTTAGAAGAAGTGATAGCCAGTCATGAGAGACGCCTAAAAGAAGAAGAGAGGAAACTAAATGGGGTGGATAGAG ACATATCAACACTGACTGTAGAGGAAGAGCGCAAGTGGGGGCAGCTTTACGATTGCAGGGATGAGGTAACCAAAGCACTGACTACTGTACAACATTTGGATGTTGAACTGGAGGATTTTGATGAAGTTTTACTGTCAGAAGAAATCAATGTTTTGGTGCTGAGGCAAAAGGAGATGGCAGAAGAAATGACTGATCTACAAAAACGAATAGGCAACTGTGACATTCACCTTGAAAAGTGCAGAGCCGAGTCAGAACTGCTTGAAAATCAGATTGATGATGTCATTATGGAAGGGAAACACTTAGACTATCTGACCAAGGAGAACGAAGAGGAAATGCTCAAGTTGGAGAAAAGAGTTGAGGAGAAAAAGAG GTTTTTGTCGGAAGCAGAGAATGGGTACATGTCCGCTTGCGACGACCTGAAGGAAGCAGACAACTCCCTAGAAAAAAGGAGACAAATGTTAATAGAATTAGAACGCGAGCTTAGAGAGTACAACCTGAAAACTTTCATAAGCACTGGTTTTAGTGACAAAT TGACCAGTGAGGCAGGACTGG ATAACATGAAGAGTGCACAAAGCAGCAAGGCACCAGGTCTTCTAGTATAA
- the LOC137385885 gene encoding ras association domain-containing protein 8-like isoform X3, with protein sequence MQLRVWIGTVQRIISGVSENTTSQEVIVALAQATGKTGRFTLVEKWRDYEKTLTPDQCPLLMAHKFGDYAHEVQFILRQTGEISSTNRRLAEAKSPKPQRRRTHLKKSMSFSGGAQSVSPSRSPRLTPLPQHAEEEVLSDSSYRTPHPRRNVPLPHPADMSFPQPTAPDTHKPTSHSRHERQSPQFIAPFHERPDRIKLGKNKEIPSDQSEKHKQREVENRLREARELEEVIASHERRLKEEERKLNGVDRDISTLTVEEERKWGQLYDCRDEVTKALTTVQHLDVELEDFDEVLLSEEINVLVLRQKEMAEEMTDLQKRIGNCDIHLEKCRAESELLENQIDDVIMEGKHLDYLTKENEEEMLKLEKRVEEKKRFLSEAENGYMSACDDLKEADNSLEKRRQMLIELERELREYNLKTFISTGFSDKLTSEAGLDNMKSAQSSKAPGLLV encoded by the exons ATGCAGTTGAGGGTATGGATTGGTACAGTACAGAGAATTATATCCGGCGTGTCGGAGAATACAACGAGTCAGGAGGTGATCGTTGCTCTGGCACAGGCCACCGGCAAGACTGGCCGATTTACACTGGTAGAGAAATGGCGTGATTACGAGAAAACACTAACTCCTGACCAGTGTCCACTCCTCATGGCACACAAGTTTGGAGACTACGCCCATGAG GTTCAATTCATACTGAGGCAAACTGGAGAGATTTCATCTACGAATCGGAGGCTGGCAGAGGCTAAATCACCCAAGCCTCAGCGCAGAAGAACCCATCTCAAGAAATCTATGAGTTTTAGTGGTGGCGCTCAGTCTGTCAGCCCCTCACGTTCTCCCCGTCTCACCCCTCTTCCACAGCATGCCGAAGAAGAGGTTCTCTCCGATTCTAGCTAT AGGACTCCCCATCCCAGAAGGAATGTACCACTACCCCATCCTGCTGATATGTCGTTCCCACAGCCCACTGCTCCCGACACTCATAAACCTACATCACATAGTCGACATGAAAGACAATCACCACAATTCATAGCTCCATTTCATGAACGGCCAGATAGAATTAAATTGGGCAAAAACAAAGAAATACCATCAGACCAGAGTGAGAAACACAAACAG CGGGAGGTGGAGAATAGGCTGCGCGAGGCGCGAGAGTTAGAAGAAGTGATAGCCAGTCATGAGAGACGCCTAAAAGAAGAAGAGAGGAAACTAAATGGGGTGGATAGAG ACATATCAACACTGACTGTAGAGGAAGAGCGCAAGTGGGGGCAGCTTTACGATTGCAGGGATGAGGTAACCAAAGCACTGACTACTGTACAACATTTGGATGTTGAACTGGAGGATTTTGATGAAGTTTTACTGTCAGAAGAAATCAATGTTTTGGTGCTGAGGCAAAAGGAGATGGCAGAAGAAATGACTGATCTACAAAAACGAATAGGCAACTGTGACATTCACCTTGAAAAGTGCAGAGCCGAGTCAGAACTGCTTGAAAATCAGATTGATGATGTCATTATGGAAGGGAAACACTTAGACTATCTGACCAAGGAGAACGAAGAGGAAATGCTCAAGTTGGAGAAAAGAGTTGAGGAGAAAAAGAG GTTTTTGTCGGAAGCAGAGAATGGGTACATGTCCGCTTGCGACGACCTGAAGGAAGCAGACAACTCCCTAGAAAAAAGGAGACAAATGTTAATAGAATTAGAACGCGAGCTTAGAGAGTACAACCTGAAAACTTTCATAAGCACTGGTTTTAGTGACAAAT TGACCAGTGAGGCAGGACTGG ATAACATGAAGAGTGCACAAAGCAGCAAGGCACCAGGTCTTCTAGTATAA
- the LOC137385885 gene encoding ras association domain-containing protein 8-like isoform X4: MQLRVWIGTVQRIISGVSENTTSQEVIVALAQATGKTGRFTLVEKWRDYEKTLTPDQCPLLMAHKFGDYAHERTPHPRRNVPLPHPADMSFPQPTAPDTHKPTSHSRHERQSPQFIAPFHERPDRIKLGKNKEIPSDQSEKHKQREVENRLREARELEEVIASHERRLKEEERKLNGVDRDISTLTVEEERKWGQLYDCRDEVTKALTTVQHLDVELEDFDEVLLSEEINVLVLRQKEMAEEMTDLQKRIGNCDIHLEKCRAESELLENQIDDVIMEGKHLDYLTKENEEEMLKLEKRVEEKKRFLSEAENGYMSACDDLKEADNSLEKRRQMLIELERELREYNLKTFISTGFSDKLTSEAGLDNMKSAQSSKAPGLLV, encoded by the exons ATGCAGTTGAGGGTATGGATTGGTACAGTACAGAGAATTATATCCGGCGTGTCGGAGAATACAACGAGTCAGGAGGTGATCGTTGCTCTGGCACAGGCCACCGGCAAGACTGGCCGATTTACACTGGTAGAGAAATGGCGTGATTACGAGAAAACACTAACTCCTGACCAGTGTCCACTCCTCATGGCACACAAGTTTGGAGACTACGCCCATGAG AGGACTCCCCATCCCAGAAGGAATGTACCACTACCCCATCCTGCTGATATGTCGTTCCCACAGCCCACTGCTCCCGACACTCATAAACCTACATCACATAGTCGACATGAAAGACAATCACCACAATTCATAGCTCCATTTCATGAACGGCCAGATAGAATTAAATTGGGCAAAAACAAAGAAATACCATCAGACCAGAGTGAGAAACACAAACAG CGGGAGGTGGAGAATAGGCTGCGCGAGGCGCGAGAGTTAGAAGAAGTGATAGCCAGTCATGAGAGACGCCTAAAAGAAGAAGAGAGGAAACTAAATGGGGTGGATAGAG ACATATCAACACTGACTGTAGAGGAAGAGCGCAAGTGGGGGCAGCTTTACGATTGCAGGGATGAGGTAACCAAAGCACTGACTACTGTACAACATTTGGATGTTGAACTGGAGGATTTTGATGAAGTTTTACTGTCAGAAGAAATCAATGTTTTGGTGCTGAGGCAAAAGGAGATGGCAGAAGAAATGACTGATCTACAAAAACGAATAGGCAACTGTGACATTCACCTTGAAAAGTGCAGAGCCGAGTCAGAACTGCTTGAAAATCAGATTGATGATGTCATTATGGAAGGGAAACACTTAGACTATCTGACCAAGGAGAACGAAGAGGAAATGCTCAAGTTGGAGAAAAGAGTTGAGGAGAAAAAGAG GTTTTTGTCGGAAGCAGAGAATGGGTACATGTCCGCTTGCGACGACCTGAAGGAAGCAGACAACTCCCTAGAAAAAAGGAGACAAATGTTAATAGAATTAGAACGCGAGCTTAGAGAGTACAACCTGAAAACTTTCATAAGCACTGGTTTTAGTGACAAAT TGACCAGTGAGGCAGGACTGG ATAACATGAAGAGTGCACAAAGCAGCAAGGCACCAGGTCTTCTAGTATAA